A genomic region of Pelodiscus sinensis isolate JC-2024 chromosome 1, ASM4963464v1, whole genome shotgun sequence contains the following coding sequences:
- the LOC142819314 gene encoding uncharacterized protein LOC142819314, producing MARGCLAPPGARQPPASPPGRPGGCGGAAAAPRHWRAPPHLASGHQQRLVGPHHPGALGRPTVDSELQDEEGHLPGALRVTRPCSAQKGHSHEARHPPPEAGGHRPLLEALHAGQLPIRREPVRRGEIHHRSGAHAGGQGHQPGAAPQGGPPRRPGRRHPGIRRPRLPQLRGGAIDGMHIPIRAPEHQASRYVNRKGYFSMILQAMCDHRGQFTDINVGWSGKAHNAWVYRNSSVCRRLQDGTFFPDRHIRVGDVDMPVCLVGDAAYPLQPWLMKPYTGHLNPSRQAFNARLTRARIVVEGAFGF from the exons atggctcgaggctgcctggcacctcctggtgcacgtcagccccctgcctctccgcctggccgccctgggggctgtggaggagccgcggcggcgccccggcactggcgtgccccgccgcatctggcgtctggacaccagcagcgactggtgggaccgcatcatcctggagcgctgggaagaccgacagtggactcagaacttcaggatgaggagggacaccttcctggagctctgcgagtgactcgcccctgctctgcgcagaagggacactcgcatgaggcccgccatccccctccagaagcgggtggccatcgccctcttttggaagctctccacgccggacaactaccgatccgtcgggaaccagttcggcgtggggagatccaccatcggagcggtgctcatgcag gtggtcaaggccatcaaccgggtgctgctccgcagggtggtccgcctcgccgacccggacgccgtcatccggggattcggcgccctcggcttccccaattgcgggggggggccatcgacgggatgcacatccccatccgtgccccggaacaccaggcctcccgttacgtgaaccgcaaggggtacttctccatgatcctgcaggccatgtgtgaccaccggggacagttcacggacattaatgtgggctggtccggcaaagcacacaacgcctgggtgtaccgcaactcctccgtgtgccggcggctgcaggacgggaccttcttccccgaccgccacatcagggtcggggacgtggacatgcccgtgtgcctggtgggggatgccgcctacccactgcagccgtggctgatgaagccctacacggggcacctcaatccctcccgccaggccttcaatgccaggctgaccagggcccgcatcgtggtggagggggccttcgggttttga